A window of Chitinophaga sp. MM2321 contains these coding sequences:
- a CDS encoding helix-turn-helix transcriptional regulator: MISTVSFTRTKISKIITELRKQKGSSKTDLAVESNVSREIIGKYERGDATPSIDFAKRIADALGVSLDYLVGEGINAHFDKKTLQRIQDIEKLDEDTKEKVYFLIDNNIIQNTKAKKAFNS; encoded by the coding sequence ATTATCTCTACAGTATCATTTACTCGAACAAAAATATCCAAGATCATAACTGAACTACGCAAGCAAAAAGGCTCGTCAAAAACAGACCTGGCTGTTGAGAGTAACGTATCCAGAGAGATTATAGGCAAGTATGAGCGCGGGGATGCTACGCCATCTATCGATTTTGCAAAACGGATTGCTGACGCGCTGGGCGTATCGCTGGATTATCTCGTGGGTGAAGGGATTAACGCTCACTTTGATAAAAAAACACTGCAACGTATCCAGGACATTGAGAAGCTCGACGAGGACACTAAAGAGAAGGTGTATTTTCTCATCGATAATAATATCATCCAGAACACTAAAGCAAAAAAAGCTTTTAACTCATAA
- a CDS encoding SRPBCC domain-containing protein, translated as MVGKNLEFKEDRKIVQQWYFGEDEEAPSIVTIILHPGKKGTDAELRHTNIPDKAYDDIVDGWQESYFGALIDFYKE; from the coding sequence ATCGTAGGCAAAAACCTCGAATTTAAGGAAGACAGGAAGATTGTACAGCAATGGTATTTCGGGGAAGATGAAGAAGCGCCTTCGATCGTAACTATTATCCTGCACCCGGGCAAAAAAGGGACCGATGCGGAATTGAGACATACCAATATACCAGATAAAGCATACGATGATATTGTAGACGGATGGCAGGAGTCGTATTTTGGTGCGCTGATAGATTTTTATAAGGAGTAG
- a CDS encoding SRPBCC domain-containing protein has product MKDYKKYFNIPALPEEVFAALTNPATIQLWTGERAEMSTEPGSEFSMWEDSIVGKNLEFEVGRKIVQQWYFGEDEEAPSIVTIILHPGKKGTDAELRHTNIPDEAYEDIVDGWQESYFGALIDFYKE; this is encoded by the coding sequence ATGAAAGATTACAAAAAGTACTTTAACATACCAGCACTTCCGGAAGAAGTATTCGCAGCATTGACCAATCCGGCTACCATACAGCTCTGGACAGGTGAACGCGCGGAAATGTCCACAGAACCGGGCTCAGAATTTTCCATGTGGGAAGATAGTATTGTAGGCAAAAACCTCGAATTTGAGGTCGGCCGGAAAATTGTGCAGCAATGGTATTTCGGGGAAGATGAAGAAGCGCCTTCAATCGTCACTATTATCCTGCACCCGGGCAAAAAAGGGACCGATGCGGAATTGAGACATACCAATATACCAGATGAAGCCTATGAGGATATTGTAGACGGATGGCAGGAATCGTATTTTGGTGCGCTGATAGATTTTTATAAGGAGTAG
- a CDS encoding YdeI/OmpD-associated family protein, with translation MNTEPIFFETSAAFRSWLKKHHHKETALVVGYYKVGSGKKSMSWSESVDEAICYGWIDGVRKGIDAESYYIRFTPRKPRSIWSAVNIKKVEDLTRQGLMMPAGIAAFNKREESRSRVYSHEKEEVKFSAAFEAQFKANKKAWEYFQSMPPSYRKPATHWVMSAKQAATSEKRLAELIRDCEAGKKIKVLSY, from the coding sequence ATGAATACCGAACCCATTTTTTTTGAGACATCTGCTGCATTCCGCAGCTGGCTGAAAAAGCATCACCATAAAGAAACAGCACTGGTTGTAGGCTATTACAAAGTAGGTAGCGGCAAAAAGAGTATGTCCTGGTCCGAATCAGTGGATGAAGCCATTTGCTATGGCTGGATCGATGGCGTACGCAAAGGAATTGACGCGGAAAGTTATTACATCCGTTTTACGCCACGAAAACCCAGAAGCATCTGGAGTGCTGTCAATATCAAAAAAGTGGAAGACCTTACCAGGCAGGGATTGATGATGCCTGCGGGCATAGCCGCTTTCAACAAACGCGAGGAAAGCAGGTCGAGAGTTTACTCCCATGAAAAAGAAGAAGTGAAATTTTCTGCGGCATTTGAGGCGCAGTTCAAAGCCAATAAAAAAGCGTGGGAATATTTTCAGTCGATGCCGCCATCCTACAGAAAACCCGCTACTCATTGGGTGATGAGTGCCAAACAGGCCGCCACCAGTGAAAAGCGGTTAGCAGAACTGATCAGAGATTGCGAAGCCGGGAAGAAGATAAAGGTACTTAGTTATTGA
- a CDS encoding nitrilase family protein, which yields MENIKIATAQFENKSNDKAYNLQVISELSAKAAAEGAQVIAFHECSITGYTFARPLSKAQLLEVAEFIPDGPSIIQLTQIAREHDIIILAGLFEKDAADKLYKAYVCVDKNGLVAKYRKLHPFINPHLTPGDEYIVFDLLGWKCGILICYDNNIIENVRATALLGADIIFMPHVTMCTPSSRPGAGFVDPALWYNREADPTSLRLEFDGLKGRSWLMKWLPARAYDNAIYAVFSNPIGMDDDQLKNGCAMILDPFGDIIVECRKLDNDIAIAVITPEKLTQAGGYRYLKARRPTLYKDIIGQDHVSEQKVVWLDNK from the coding sequence ATGGAAAATATAAAAATAGCCACCGCGCAATTCGAAAATAAAAGTAATGATAAGGCCTACAACCTACAGGTGATCAGTGAGCTGTCGGCAAAGGCTGCTGCTGAAGGCGCGCAGGTGATCGCATTTCATGAATGCTCCATTACCGGCTATACGTTTGCCCGGCCACTTTCCAAAGCACAGCTGCTGGAGGTGGCGGAATTTATTCCTGATGGCCCCAGTATTATCCAACTGACTCAAATCGCAAGGGAACACGATATCATTATTTTAGCCGGACTATTTGAGAAAGACGCAGCAGATAAATTATACAAGGCTTATGTATGTGTGGATAAAAACGGGCTGGTGGCTAAATACAGAAAGCTCCATCCATTTATAAATCCACACCTGACACCGGGAGATGAATATATTGTTTTTGACCTGCTGGGATGGAAATGCGGTATTTTAATCTGTTATGATAACAATATCATTGAGAATGTAAGAGCCACCGCACTGCTGGGCGCCGATATTATCTTCATGCCACATGTAACGATGTGTACGCCGTCGTCCCGGCCGGGAGCGGGTTTTGTTGATCCTGCTTTATGGTACAACCGGGAAGCAGATCCAACTTCGTTGCGACTGGAGTTTGACGGACTGAAAGGAAGAAGCTGGTTGATGAAATGGTTACCGGCAAGGGCATATGACAATGCTATTTATGCGGTATTCTCCAATCCTATCGGGATGGATGATGACCAGCTGAAGAATGGCTGTGCAATGATCCTTGATCCGTTTGGAGATATTATTGTCGAATGCAGAAAACTGGACAACGATATCGCCATCGCCGTTATCACCCCTGAAAAACTTACACAGGCAGGCGGATACCGGTACCTGAAAGCAAGAAGACCGACACTGTACAAGGATATTATCGGACAGGATCATGTATCGGAACAGAAAGTGGTGTGGCTGGATAATAAATAG
- a CDS encoding RNA polymerase sigma-70 factor: MHSSPYSEKELLSRIAAGDEEAYQLIFERHWDAVFSTALLLTKSPEVAEDIAQDIFVMLWEKRAQLTAIEKLEGFLFISARNMIYSRLRKLASEDAYQQYLRAYFKENSIPGGDERAEFREMEQTIHKAIRRLPPQQQKAFRLSRFEGMRHEEIAAMMGVSRITIKSYIVQALASLRKIDSIYYITVLLSLITTVSK; the protein is encoded by the coding sequence ATGCATAGTAGTCCATATAGTGAAAAAGAGTTATTGAGCCGTATTGCTGCCGGAGATGAGGAAGCATATCAACTGATCTTTGAGCGTCACTGGGATGCGGTATTCTCTACTGCTTTATTGCTCACAAAATCACCCGAAGTAGCGGAAGATATTGCCCAGGACATTTTTGTGATGTTATGGGAGAAACGGGCACAACTCACTGCTATCGAAAAACTGGAAGGATTTCTCTTTATCAGCGCCCGCAACATGATCTACAGCCGGTTGCGGAAATTGGCTTCGGAAGATGCCTATCAGCAATATCTACGGGCTTATTTTAAAGAAAACAGTATCCCTGGCGGCGATGAGCGCGCTGAATTCCGGGAAATGGAACAAACGATTCATAAAGCCATCCGCCGGCTACCTCCCCAGCAGCAGAAGGCTTTCCGGCTTAGCCGCTTCGAAGGAATGCGGCACGAAGAAATTGCCGCCATGATGGGCGTTTCCAGGATTACCATCAAAAGCTATATCGTACAGGCGTTAGCCTCGCTACGGAAAATAGATTCCATCTATTATATCACCGTACTTCTCTCTCTTATTACAACTGTATCAAAATAA